A genomic stretch from Candidatus Cloacimonadota bacterium includes:
- a CDS encoding response regulator SirA, with product MSEITHVIKRSGAKVRFNPSRISNAIYRAAVAVGGRDKQPAERLEKQVVNILREKYSAENPPHVEDIQDIVEQVLIKNGHDEVAKEYILYRNEQNRKREERNQRLSHPSQNIPWAKLWKVLDWATSHDLNTITGMNARIENGEFPHIVHESESAYENEVNIASNLILEREQKIKLVMISGPSSSGKTTTTIKLEERLKKHGLSFVTLNVDHYFFDLEMHPKDEFGDYDFETPQALDLPMINEHIAALCDGKEVVIPFYDFKTGTRHLNRTKMKLENHQILLIDSLHGLFPAMTKDVADDIKFKLYLEPLLQMKNNKGQYIRWTDLRLIRRMLRDATHRAYNPQQTLEHWHYVRSSELRHIIPYINTTDYIINSAMPYEVALYAGRVLSLFREWTEKFKDDPLKEDAYTRSRRILDSLEEVFPVTDDSSVPAHSVLREFIGGSSLEY from the coding sequence ATGTCCGAGATTACACATGTGATAAAACGAAGTGGTGCTAAGGTGAGGTTCAATCCTTCACGTATTTCTAACGCAATATACAGAGCTGCCGTTGCAGTTGGTGGCCGGGATAAGCAGCCTGCTGAACGTCTTGAAAAGCAGGTAGTGAATATTCTTAGAGAGAAATATTCTGCAGAAAATCCACCCCACGTGGAAGATATACAGGACATCGTGGAGCAGGTCTTGATAAAAAATGGGCATGACGAAGTGGCGAAGGAATATATCCTATACCGCAATGAACAAAACAGGAAACGGGAAGAGCGAAATCAACGATTATCCCACCCTTCTCAGAATATTCCCTGGGCAAAACTCTGGAAAGTGCTCGATTGGGCAACATCGCATGACCTGAATACTATTACCGGTATGAATGCTCGTATCGAAAATGGAGAATTTCCACATATCGTGCATGAATCGGAAAGCGCATATGAAAATGAAGTGAATATCGCATCGAACCTGATACTCGAGCGTGAGCAAAAGATCAAGCTCGTGATGATCAGCGGACCCTCTTCGTCAGGTAAAACTACGACGACAATAAAGCTGGAAGAACGTTTAAAGAAACATGGATTGAGTTTTGTCACATTAAATGTCGATCACTATTTCTTCGACCTGGAAATGCATCCGAAAGATGAGTTCGGAGATTACGATTTTGAAACACCACAGGCACTCGACCTGCCGATGATCAATGAACATATTGCTGCGCTGTGTGATGGGAAAGAAGTCGTCATCCCCTTCTATGATTTCAAGACAGGCACCCGGCATCTGAACCGGACAAAAATGAAATTGGAAAACCATCAAATTCTTCTGATTGATAGTCTGCATGGGCTGTTCCCTGCAATGACCAAAGATGTTGCTGACGATATAAAATTCAAGCTGTACCTTGAACCGCTCCTGCAAATGAAGAATAATAAAGGACAGTATATTCGATGGACAGACCTTCGCCTGATACGCAGAATGCTCCGGGATGCGACTCATCGTGCATATAATCCGCAGCAAACCCTAGAGCACTGGCACTATGTGCGCAGCAGTGAACTCAGGCATATTATTCCGTATATCAACACGACCGACTACATTATAAATAGTGCAATGCCGTATGAAGTTGCGCTTTATGCTGGTAGAGTGCTCAGTCTGTTCCGTGAATGGACTGAAAAATTCAAGGATGATCCACTGAAAGAGGATGCCTATACTCGCTCTAGAAGGATTCTGGACTCACTTGAAGAAGTCTTTCCTGTTACAGATGATTCCTCTGTTCCAGCTCATTCGGTTCTGCGTGAATTTATCGGCGGAAGTAGTTTGGAGTATTAA
- the gcvH gene encoding glycine cleavage system protein GcvH, whose product MVKDELFYTETHEWIKVDGKIATMGITDYAQKELGDIVYVELPEVDSELTAGDVLATVEAVKAVEEIYIPLSGIIVEVNEQLTDASDLMNSSPYDEGWIAKFEISSTDELEGLLEADEYRKLIGA is encoded by the coding sequence ATGGTAAAAGACGAACTTTTTTATACAGAGACCCATGAGTGGATCAAGGTCGATGGCAAGATCGCCACAATGGGAATCACAGATTATGCCCAAAAAGAACTTGGCGACATCGTGTATGTAGAGCTTCCTGAGGTTGATAGTGAACTAACAGCTGGTGATGTTCTGGCAACAGTTGAAGCAGTGAAAGCAGTTGAAGAGATCTATATTCCTCTGAGTGGCATCATCGTAGAGGTAAATGAACAGCTTACAGATGCATCCGATCTTATGAATTCCAGTCCTTACGATGAGGGATGGATTGCAAAATTTGAAATTTCCAGCACTGATGAGCTTGAGGGTTTACTCGAAGCTGACGAATACAGGAAACTCATCGGCGCATAA